One region of Phragmites australis chromosome 18, lpPhrAust1.1, whole genome shotgun sequence genomic DNA includes:
- the LOC133898794 gene encoding ABC transporter G family member 36-like isoform X1 translates to MDAAGDIQTVASMRRGDSVSMWRRGDDVFSRSSREEDDEEALRWAALEKLPTYDRVRRAIVPHGLGGDDAEVGNKGVVDVDVLSLGPRERRALLERLVRVADEDNERFLLKLKDRVDKVGIDMPTIEVRFENLDAEAEVRVGSSGLPTILNSVINTVEEAANALHILPSRKRTMPILHDVSGIIRPRRMTLLLGPPGSGKTTLLLALSGKLDKDLKVTGKVTYNGHEMTEFIPERTSAYISQHDLHIGEMTVRETLAFSARCQGVGSRFDMLTELSRREKAANIKPDADIDAFMKASAMGGQANVVTDYILKILGLEICADTMVGDEMLRGISGGQRKRVTTGEMLVGPARALFMDEISTGLDSSTTFQIVNSLRQSIHILGGTAVISLLQPAPETYNLFDDIILLSDGQVVYQGPREEVLEFFESMGFRCPERKGVADFLQEVTSKKDQKQYWARHDEPYRFVPVKEFATAFKSFHTGRAIANELAVPFDKSKSHPAALTTTRYGVSGKELLKANIDREILLMKRNSFVYMFRTFQLMLTSIIAMTLFFRTKMKHDSVTDGGLYMGALFFGVLMIMFNGFTDLALTVFKLPVFFKQRDLLFFPAWAYSIPSWILKIPITFIEVGGYVFLTYYVIGFDPNVGRFFKQYLLLLAVNQMSAALFRFIGGAARNMIVANVFASFMLLVVMVLGGFILVRDKVKKWWIWGYWISPMMYAQNAISVNEMLGHSWDKILNSTASNETLGVQALKSRGVFAEAKWYWIGFGAMIGFTILFNTLFTLALTYLRPYGNSRPSVSKEELKEKHANVNGEVLDGNHLASASSTEINTETDSATVEDDSTPTQKGMILPFAPLSLTFDNIRYSVDMPQEMKARGIVEDRLELLKGVSGSFRPGVLTALMGVSGAGKTTLMDVLAGRKTGGYIEGDISISGYPKKQATFARVSGYCEQNDIHSPQVTVYESLLFSAWLRLPRDVDSNTRKIFIEEVMELVELKPLRDALVGLPGVNGLSTEQRKRLTIAVELVANPSIIFMDEPTSGLDARAAAIVMRTVRNTVDTGRTVVCTIHQPSIDIFEAFDELFLMKRGGEEMYAGPLGHHSSELIKYFEGIQGVSKNKDGYNPATWMLEVTTVSQEQILGVDFSDMYKKSELYQRNKALIKELSQPAPGSSDLHFPSSYSRSSVTQCVACLWKQNQSYWRNPPYNTVRFFFTTIIALLLGTIFWDLGSKVETSQDLLNAMGSMYCAVLFIGVMNCTSVQPVVAVERTVFYRERAAGMYSAFPYAFGQVVIELPYALVQSIIYGVIVYAMIGFEWTAAKFFWYLFFGYFTLLYFTFYGMMAVGLTPNYHIASIVSSAFYTIWNLFSGFIIPRPRVPIWWRWYCWICPVAWTLYGLVVSQFGDVMTPMDDGRPVKVFVEDYFDFKHSWLGYVAAVVVAFGVLFAALFGFAIMKLNFHKR, encoded by the exons ATGGACGCGGCGGGGGATATCCAGACGGTGGCGAGCATGCGGCGCGGGGACAGCGTGTCCATGTGGCGGCGCGGGGACGACGTGTTCTCGCGCTCGTCCagagaggaggacgacgaggaggcgctGCGGTGGGCCGCGCTCGAGAAGTTGCCCACCTACGACCGCGTCCGCCGCGCCATCGTCCCGCACGgcctcggcggcgacgacgcCGAGGTAGGTAACAAGGGGGTCGTGGACGTCGACGTGCTCAGCCTCGGCCCGCGCGAGCGGAGGGCGCTGCTCGAGCGCCTCGTGCGCGTCGCCGACGAGGACAACGAGCGCTTCCTGCTCAAGCTCAAGGACCGCGTCGACAA GGTAGGGATCGACATGCCCACCATCGAGGTGCGGTTCGAGAACCTGGacgcggaggcggaggtgcgCGTCGGCAGCAGCGGCCTCCCCACCATCCTCAACTCCGTCATCAACACGGTCGAG GAAGCGGCGAACGCGCTGCACATACTGCCCAGCAGGAAGCGGACCATGCCCATCCTCCACGACGTCAGCGGCATCATCAGGCCCCGCAG GATGACTCTTCTGTTAGGCCCACCCGGATCAGGCAAGACCACCTTGCTGCTCGCGTTGTCCGGAAAGCTTGACAAGGACCTCAAG GTTACAGGCAAAGTGACCTACAACGGGCACGAGATGACGGAGTTTATCCCGGAGAGGACGTCTGCATACATCAGCCAGCATGACCTCCACATAGGAGAGATGACTGTGAGGGAGACACTAGCGTTCTCCGCACGCTGCCAGGGTGTTGGCTCCCGCTTTG ATATGCTAACTGAGCTGTCGAGGCGAGAGAAGGCAGCAAATATCAAGCCTGATGCTGATATTGATGCATTCATGAAG GCCTCCGCAATGGGCGGGCAAGCCAATGTGGTCACCGATTATATTCTGAAG ATATTAGGACTAGAGATATGTGCAGACACAATGGTAGGGGATGAGATGCTCAGGGGCATATCCGGTGGACAACGAAAGCGTGTTACAACCG GTGAGATGCTGGTTGGGCCGGCCAGGGCGCTTTTCATGGACGAGATCTCGACTGGGCTCGACAGCTCCACTACATTCCAGATTGTGAACTCTCTCAGGCAGTCCATCCACATCCTCGGTGGCACAGCCGTCATCTCCCTGCTGCAGCCGGCGCCTGAGACTTATAACTTGTTCGATGACATCATACTCCTCTCAGACGGCCAGGTTGTCTACCAGGGCCCCCGAGAAGAAGTGCTTGAGTTTTTCGAGTCCATGGGTTTCAGATGCCCTGAGAGGAAGGGTGTCGCCGACTTCTTGCAAGAA GTGACTTCGAAAAAAGATCAGAAACAGTACTGGGCGCGGCATGATGAGCCCTATCGGTTTGTGCCGGTGAAGGAATTCGCGACTGCATTCAAGTCGTTCCACACGGGGAGAGCTATAGCAAACGAGCTTGCTGTTCCGTTCGACAAGAGCAAGAGCCACCCTGCCGCACTAACTACCACGAGGTACGGTGTGAGTGGCAAGGAGCTTCTGAAAGCAAACATAGACAGGGAGATCCTTCTCATGAAGAGGAACTCTTTCGTCTACATGTTCAGAACCTTCCAG CTGATGCTGACTTCAATCATTGCAATGACTCTCTTCTTCCGTACAAAGATGAAGCATGACTCGGTGACCGACGGGGGCCTCTACATGGGCGCACTCTTCTTTGGTGTGCTCATGATCATGTTCAATGGCTTCACTGATCTGGCACTCACTGTCTTCAAGCTGCCTGTATTCTTCAAACAGAGGGACCTCCTTTTCTTTCCGGCATGGGCCTATAGTATACCCTCATGGATCCTCAAGATACCCATCACATTTATTGAGGTCGGCGGTTATGTATTCTTGACATACTATGTCATTGGGTTTGACCCAAATGTCGGCAG GTTCTTCAAGCAGTATCTGCTTCTGTTGGCAGTCAATCAGATGTCAGCAGCACTCTTCCGATTTATCGGTGGGGCAGCGAGGAACATGATCGTTGCTAATGTCTTTGCATCGTTCATGTTGCTGGTTGTCATGGTATTGGGAGGATTTATTCTAGTAAGAG ATAAAGTGAAGAAATGGTGGATCTGGGGCTACTGGATCTCCCCAATGATGTATGCTCAGAATGCTATCTCAGTGAATGAGATGTTGGGGCACAGCTGGGACAAGATATTGAATAGCACTGCCTCCAACGAGACCCTAGGTGTGCAAGCCCTTAAGTCCCGTGGAGTATTCGCGGAAGCAAAGTGGTACTGGATTGGCTTTGGTGCAATGATTGGATTCACCATACTCTTCAACACTCTCTTCACTCTTGCCCTTACATACCTTAGGC CTTATGGGAACTCCCGGCCATCGGTATCTAAAGAGGAGCTGAAGGAGAAGCATGCCAACGTGAATGGTGAGGTTCTGGATGGCAATCACTTGGCATCAGCAAGCTCAACAGAAATCAACACTGAAACTGATTCAGCAACGGTGGAAGATGATTCTACCCCGACTCAAAAGGGGATGATCCTCCCATTTGCCCCTCTTTCACTCACCTTTGATAACATCAGATACTCTGTTGATATGCCACAG GAAATGAAAGCACGAGGCATAGTTGAAGATCGATTGGAGCTCCTCAAAGGTGTCAGTGGGTCTTTTAGGCCAGGGGTGCTGACCGCGCTGATGGGCGTCAGTGGCGCAGGAAAAACTACTCTGATGGATGTGTTGGCAGGGAGAAAGACCGGCGGGTACATTGAAGGAGACATCAGCATTTCAGGATACCCGAAGAAACAAGCGACCTTTGCACGCGTATCAGGATACTGTGAACAGAATGATATCCACTCACCGCAGGTGACAGTCTACGAGTCATTGCTTTTCTCAGCATGGCTCCGGCTTCCCAGGGATGTAGattcaaacacaagaaag ATCTTCATTGAAGAAGTGATGGAGCTTGTGGAGCTCAAACCACTGAGAGATGCTTTGGTTGGACTTCCTGGAGTGAATGGTCTGTCAACTGAGCAGAGGAAAAGGCTTACCATTGCTGTGGAACTTGTTGCAAATCCGTCGATCATCTTCATGGATGAGCCAACCTCGGGCCTTGATGCCCGAGCAGCTGCAATTGTGATGCGCACGGTGAGGAACACCGTCGATACTGGTAGAACTGTGGTCTGCACGATACATCAGCCTAGCATTGACATATTTGAAGCATTCGATGAG CTTTTCCTGATGAAGCGTGGTGGAGAAGAGATGTATGCTGGTCCACTAGGCCATCATTCTTCCGAGCTGATCAAGTATTTCGAG GGGATTCAAGGGGTCAGCAAAAATAAAGATGGCTACAACCCAGCAACATGGATGCTGGAAGTGACTACAGTCTCTCAGGAACAGATTCTGGGTGTTGATTTCAGTGACATGTACAAGAAATCTGAACTCTACCA GAGGAACAAGGCCTTGATAAAGGAATTAAGCCAACCAGCGCCAGGTTCAAGTGACCTGCATTTCCCTAGCAGCTACTCACGGTCTTCCGTCACACAATGCGTGGCTTGCCTGTGGAAGCAGAACCAGTCATACTGGAGGAACCCTCCTTACAATACTGTTAGGTTCTTTTTCACTACCATCATTGCCCTCCTCCTCGGCACCATCTTTTGGGACCTTGGCAGCAAAGT GGAGACGTCACAAGACTTGTTAAACGCCATGGGATCCATGTACTGTGCAGTGCTGTTCATCGGCGTCATGAACTGTACCTCAGTTCAGCCAGTGGTGGCCGTGGAGCGGACAGTCTTTTACCGTGAAAGAGCTGCCGGCATGTACTCAGCTTTCCCATATGCATTTGGCCAG GTTGTCATTGAGCTCCCATACGCACTGGTCCAGTCTATCATATACGGGGTCATAGTGTACGCGATGATCGGGTTCGAGTGGACGGCTGCCAAGTTCTTCTGGTACCTCTTCTTCGGGTACTTCACGCTTCTCTACTTCACATTCTACGGCATGATGGCCGTCGGCCTGACACCAAACTACCACATCGCCTCGATTGTCTCCTCGGCATTCTACACCATCTGGAACCTCTTCTCCGGGTTCATCATCCCCCGACCG AGAGTGCCCATCTGGTGGAGGTGGTACTGCTGGATATGCCCGGTGGCGTGGACGCTGTACGGGCTGGTGGTGTCGCAGTTCGGCGACGTCATGACGCCGATGGACGACGGCAGGCCCGTGAAGGTGTTCGTTGAGGACTACTTCGACTTCAAGCACAGCTGGTTGGGGTATGTGGCCGCCGTGGTGGTGGCGTTCGGAGTGCTCTTCGCGGCCCTGTTCGGCTTCGCCATCATGAAGCTCAACTTCCACAAGAGATGA
- the LOC133898794 gene encoding ABC transporter G family member 36-like isoform X2, whose translation MLIWMTLLLGPPGSGKTTLLLALSGKLDKDLKVTGKVTYNGHEMTEFIPERTSAYISQHDLHIGEMTVRETLAFSARCQGVGSRFDMLTELSRREKAANIKPDADIDAFMKASAMGGQANVVTDYILKILGLEICADTMVGDEMLRGISGGQRKRVTTGEMLVGPARALFMDEISTGLDSSTTFQIVNSLRQSIHILGGTAVISLLQPAPETYNLFDDIILLSDGQVVYQGPREEVLEFFESMGFRCPERKGVADFLQEVTSKKDQKQYWARHDEPYRFVPVKEFATAFKSFHTGRAIANELAVPFDKSKSHPAALTTTRYGVSGKELLKANIDREILLMKRNSFVYMFRTFQLMLTSIIAMTLFFRTKMKHDSVTDGGLYMGALFFGVLMIMFNGFTDLALTVFKLPVFFKQRDLLFFPAWAYSIPSWILKIPITFIEVGGYVFLTYYVIGFDPNVGRFFKQYLLLLAVNQMSAALFRFIGGAARNMIVANVFASFMLLVVMVLGGFILVRDKVKKWWIWGYWISPMMYAQNAISVNEMLGHSWDKILNSTASNETLGVQALKSRGVFAEAKWYWIGFGAMIGFTILFNTLFTLALTYLRPYGNSRPSVSKEELKEKHANVNGEVLDGNHLASASSTEINTETDSATVEDDSTPTQKGMILPFAPLSLTFDNIRYSVDMPQEMKARGIVEDRLELLKGVSGSFRPGVLTALMGVSGAGKTTLMDVLAGRKTGGYIEGDISISGYPKKQATFARVSGYCEQNDIHSPQVTVYESLLFSAWLRLPRDVDSNTRKIFIEEVMELVELKPLRDALVGLPGVNGLSTEQRKRLTIAVELVANPSIIFMDEPTSGLDARAAAIVMRTVRNTVDTGRTVVCTIHQPSIDIFEAFDELFLMKRGGEEMYAGPLGHHSSELIKYFEGIQGVSKNKDGYNPATWMLEVTTVSQEQILGVDFSDMYKKSELYQRNKALIKELSQPAPGSSDLHFPSSYSRSSVTQCVACLWKQNQSYWRNPPYNTVRFFFTTIIALLLGTIFWDLGSKVETSQDLLNAMGSMYCAVLFIGVMNCTSVQPVVAVERTVFYRERAAGMYSAFPYAFGQVVIELPYALVQSIIYGVIVYAMIGFEWTAAKFFWYLFFGYFTLLYFTFYGMMAVGLTPNYHIASIVSSAFYTIWNLFSGFIIPRPRVPIWWRWYCWICPVAWTLYGLVVSQFGDVMTPMDDGRPVKVFVEDYFDFKHSWLGYVAAVVVAFGVLFAALFGFAIMKLNFHKR comes from the exons ATGCTCATTTG GATGACTCTTCTGTTAGGCCCACCCGGATCAGGCAAGACCACCTTGCTGCTCGCGTTGTCCGGAAAGCTTGACAAGGACCTCAAG GTTACAGGCAAAGTGACCTACAACGGGCACGAGATGACGGAGTTTATCCCGGAGAGGACGTCTGCATACATCAGCCAGCATGACCTCCACATAGGAGAGATGACTGTGAGGGAGACACTAGCGTTCTCCGCACGCTGCCAGGGTGTTGGCTCCCGCTTTG ATATGCTAACTGAGCTGTCGAGGCGAGAGAAGGCAGCAAATATCAAGCCTGATGCTGATATTGATGCATTCATGAAG GCCTCCGCAATGGGCGGGCAAGCCAATGTGGTCACCGATTATATTCTGAAG ATATTAGGACTAGAGATATGTGCAGACACAATGGTAGGGGATGAGATGCTCAGGGGCATATCCGGTGGACAACGAAAGCGTGTTACAACCG GTGAGATGCTGGTTGGGCCGGCCAGGGCGCTTTTCATGGACGAGATCTCGACTGGGCTCGACAGCTCCACTACATTCCAGATTGTGAACTCTCTCAGGCAGTCCATCCACATCCTCGGTGGCACAGCCGTCATCTCCCTGCTGCAGCCGGCGCCTGAGACTTATAACTTGTTCGATGACATCATACTCCTCTCAGACGGCCAGGTTGTCTACCAGGGCCCCCGAGAAGAAGTGCTTGAGTTTTTCGAGTCCATGGGTTTCAGATGCCCTGAGAGGAAGGGTGTCGCCGACTTCTTGCAAGAA GTGACTTCGAAAAAAGATCAGAAACAGTACTGGGCGCGGCATGATGAGCCCTATCGGTTTGTGCCGGTGAAGGAATTCGCGACTGCATTCAAGTCGTTCCACACGGGGAGAGCTATAGCAAACGAGCTTGCTGTTCCGTTCGACAAGAGCAAGAGCCACCCTGCCGCACTAACTACCACGAGGTACGGTGTGAGTGGCAAGGAGCTTCTGAAAGCAAACATAGACAGGGAGATCCTTCTCATGAAGAGGAACTCTTTCGTCTACATGTTCAGAACCTTCCAG CTGATGCTGACTTCAATCATTGCAATGACTCTCTTCTTCCGTACAAAGATGAAGCATGACTCGGTGACCGACGGGGGCCTCTACATGGGCGCACTCTTCTTTGGTGTGCTCATGATCATGTTCAATGGCTTCACTGATCTGGCACTCACTGTCTTCAAGCTGCCTGTATTCTTCAAACAGAGGGACCTCCTTTTCTTTCCGGCATGGGCCTATAGTATACCCTCATGGATCCTCAAGATACCCATCACATTTATTGAGGTCGGCGGTTATGTATTCTTGACATACTATGTCATTGGGTTTGACCCAAATGTCGGCAG GTTCTTCAAGCAGTATCTGCTTCTGTTGGCAGTCAATCAGATGTCAGCAGCACTCTTCCGATTTATCGGTGGGGCAGCGAGGAACATGATCGTTGCTAATGTCTTTGCATCGTTCATGTTGCTGGTTGTCATGGTATTGGGAGGATTTATTCTAGTAAGAG ATAAAGTGAAGAAATGGTGGATCTGGGGCTACTGGATCTCCCCAATGATGTATGCTCAGAATGCTATCTCAGTGAATGAGATGTTGGGGCACAGCTGGGACAAGATATTGAATAGCACTGCCTCCAACGAGACCCTAGGTGTGCAAGCCCTTAAGTCCCGTGGAGTATTCGCGGAAGCAAAGTGGTACTGGATTGGCTTTGGTGCAATGATTGGATTCACCATACTCTTCAACACTCTCTTCACTCTTGCCCTTACATACCTTAGGC CTTATGGGAACTCCCGGCCATCGGTATCTAAAGAGGAGCTGAAGGAGAAGCATGCCAACGTGAATGGTGAGGTTCTGGATGGCAATCACTTGGCATCAGCAAGCTCAACAGAAATCAACACTGAAACTGATTCAGCAACGGTGGAAGATGATTCTACCCCGACTCAAAAGGGGATGATCCTCCCATTTGCCCCTCTTTCACTCACCTTTGATAACATCAGATACTCTGTTGATATGCCACAG GAAATGAAAGCACGAGGCATAGTTGAAGATCGATTGGAGCTCCTCAAAGGTGTCAGTGGGTCTTTTAGGCCAGGGGTGCTGACCGCGCTGATGGGCGTCAGTGGCGCAGGAAAAACTACTCTGATGGATGTGTTGGCAGGGAGAAAGACCGGCGGGTACATTGAAGGAGACATCAGCATTTCAGGATACCCGAAGAAACAAGCGACCTTTGCACGCGTATCAGGATACTGTGAACAGAATGATATCCACTCACCGCAGGTGACAGTCTACGAGTCATTGCTTTTCTCAGCATGGCTCCGGCTTCCCAGGGATGTAGattcaaacacaagaaag ATCTTCATTGAAGAAGTGATGGAGCTTGTGGAGCTCAAACCACTGAGAGATGCTTTGGTTGGACTTCCTGGAGTGAATGGTCTGTCAACTGAGCAGAGGAAAAGGCTTACCATTGCTGTGGAACTTGTTGCAAATCCGTCGATCATCTTCATGGATGAGCCAACCTCGGGCCTTGATGCCCGAGCAGCTGCAATTGTGATGCGCACGGTGAGGAACACCGTCGATACTGGTAGAACTGTGGTCTGCACGATACATCAGCCTAGCATTGACATATTTGAAGCATTCGATGAG CTTTTCCTGATGAAGCGTGGTGGAGAAGAGATGTATGCTGGTCCACTAGGCCATCATTCTTCCGAGCTGATCAAGTATTTCGAG GGGATTCAAGGGGTCAGCAAAAATAAAGATGGCTACAACCCAGCAACATGGATGCTGGAAGTGACTACAGTCTCTCAGGAACAGATTCTGGGTGTTGATTTCAGTGACATGTACAAGAAATCTGAACTCTACCA GAGGAACAAGGCCTTGATAAAGGAATTAAGCCAACCAGCGCCAGGTTCAAGTGACCTGCATTTCCCTAGCAGCTACTCACGGTCTTCCGTCACACAATGCGTGGCTTGCCTGTGGAAGCAGAACCAGTCATACTGGAGGAACCCTCCTTACAATACTGTTAGGTTCTTTTTCACTACCATCATTGCCCTCCTCCTCGGCACCATCTTTTGGGACCTTGGCAGCAAAGT GGAGACGTCACAAGACTTGTTAAACGCCATGGGATCCATGTACTGTGCAGTGCTGTTCATCGGCGTCATGAACTGTACCTCAGTTCAGCCAGTGGTGGCCGTGGAGCGGACAGTCTTTTACCGTGAAAGAGCTGCCGGCATGTACTCAGCTTTCCCATATGCATTTGGCCAG GTTGTCATTGAGCTCCCATACGCACTGGTCCAGTCTATCATATACGGGGTCATAGTGTACGCGATGATCGGGTTCGAGTGGACGGCTGCCAAGTTCTTCTGGTACCTCTTCTTCGGGTACTTCACGCTTCTCTACTTCACATTCTACGGCATGATGGCCGTCGGCCTGACACCAAACTACCACATCGCCTCGATTGTCTCCTCGGCATTCTACACCATCTGGAACCTCTTCTCCGGGTTCATCATCCCCCGACCG AGAGTGCCCATCTGGTGGAGGTGGTACTGCTGGATATGCCCGGTGGCGTGGACGCTGTACGGGCTGGTGGTGTCGCAGTTCGGCGACGTCATGACGCCGATGGACGACGGCAGGCCCGTGAAGGTGTTCGTTGAGGACTACTTCGACTTCAAGCACAGCTGGTTGGGGTATGTGGCCGCCGTGGTGGTGGCGTTCGGAGTGCTCTTCGCGGCCCTGTTCGGCTTCGCCATCATGAAGCTCAACTTCCACAAGAGATGA